From the genome of Stanieria cyanosphaera PCC 7437:
GCTTACCTCATTGAAACAGATGATGCTGCTGTTTGGATTGATTGTCCATCAGTATTCGATCCCGATTTGACACCAGTAGAAGCAATCTACTTCACCCACAAAGATTTCATGGGTGCATCCAACCAGTATCGTGAAGCCTGGGATGCGAAAGTTTACCTGCACGCTCTCGATGCCAAACATCCACTTGCTAGACAATTTCCAGTCGATCGAGAGTTTGAGGGCGACTTTAGCGAGCATGGTATTAAAGCTTTCCATATAGGCGGACATACGCCAGGTTTTACTCTGTACATCTATGGCAAGGTGTTGTTTATTTGCGACTATGCCTTTCCTCCAGGGTCTAAGATGCGGTTTAACCCTTTTGAACCGCAAGACGAGACACGTAAACGTGCAGCATGGATACTAAAAATTATTGACGAGCGATCGCTCTTAACGGTTTGCGGATATAACTATGTTACAGAATTTGATAGCTGGCGTGAGAATTTCCAGCATTTAGTTGAGGAGAATTCTCGCACAGTAGCTTAGATAAATTGAGGAGACTAAAACGAATTTGTCGCCATGATGTTTTTGGATATTGCTTTTAGCTAATTGATAAATATTGAAGTTTAAATCAAATACAAAGGAGAATCAAACATATGGTTTCTACAGTTAACAAAACACAACTCTATTCTACTAGAATCGATCTAGCTGAAAACACCCGTCTGAAAGTTACTGAAATACTAAATCAAACTCTTGCTGCTACTTTGGATCTAAAAACTCAGACCAAACAGGCTCACTGGAACGTCAAAGGTATGGATTTCTACCAATTACACGAACTGTTTGATGAAATGGCAACCGAGTTGGAAGAATATACCGATATGGTGGCAGAAAGAGTAACGGCTTTGGCTGGTACGGCTATGGGAACGGCGCGGATCGCCGCAGTGAATTCGATTTTACCCGAATACCCGCTCGATGCGGTTGGTGGTGTAGAACATGTTACCGCTTTAGCAGACCGCTACGGGGTCTATGCCAAACACTTGCGTGCTGCGATCGATACTACCGATGAAATGGGCGATGCCGATACTGCCGATTTGTATACCGAAATTTCGCGAACGATCGATAAACGTCTCTGGTTTTTAGAAGCACATTTGGTTAAATAGATACGGGAAATCAGCGATAATCGATGGCAATAGTTAAGACTAATGGCGTTGTTGAATAGGTAATGATTTTGAGCTAATTGTTAGCGAAAAATATAGATCTTAGATCTTAAAAATATTAGATACCATTACCAAATCAGCAACACCAAAATTGTGATGTTTAACAAAATTTTAGTGGCAATAGATCGTTCAACCGCGAGCAGAAATGTTTTTGAAACTGCTGTATCTTTAGCAAAAACGACAGGAGCAAGCTTGATGCTGCTGCACGTTCTATCTAGTGAAGAAAAAGACAATTTAAGTCCGTCTATTGACCCCAAACAGGAAGGCGATCGCTTGGACTCATCTATTTTAGAAGCTTATGATCGCCACTGGCAAGAACTCGAACGGCAACAGCAGCAAAGACTAAAAGTAATGCGATCGCTCGTTAAAGCAGCAACAGCAGTAGGAGTTAACACTGAATTTACCCAAACTTTAGGCGATCCTGGGAAAACTATTTGTAACTTAGCTCAAACATGGTCAGCAGATCTAATCGTGGTTGGTAGCAGAGGTTTAACAGGTATTAAAGAGATGATTTTAGGGAGTGTGAGTAATTATGTAATCCATCATGCTCCCTGTTCGGTTTTCATTGTGCATAAAACTAACAACACTTCATCCTCTCTCTCGGTCAATTCTGATTTTTGATCGTAAAACTAATTCCGATTATTTCTTGCTCGTCATAAGTTCCTCAAAACTTTTTTCTAATATTTAACTTAGATAGCAGTGAACAAAAGAATGTCTAGTTGCGATCATTTTTTTCCTAGAGGCTACTTAAATTGTCCGTAGAAGGTTGGAATATTTAATAAATGAAGACAATTATGACCACTGTTAGTTATGACTAAGAAAGCATCTCTAGCGGTGTTAATATTTTTAGACAAGTTTATTATTGGGATTTTTATTTAATAGGATACTTTTTGCCATATGTAGTAGCAATTTATTGCTTTTAATTAACTTTAATAGGTAATCAACATAAATATAAAAAAGGGAATTAAATATATTACCTATACAAAATAAAATATTGCAAAAAACAATAAACTAGAGTTCAACAAAAGAAAATTTTTATGACGACTATTACCTTTGTAAAAGAAGATAAAGAAGCGATCGCAGCTATGGGTTCTAATTTACGCGAGAAAGCTCTTCAAAATCGAGTTGATCTTTATACTCTGGGAGGTAAACTAAGAAACAACTAAGAAACTGTGGTGGGTATGGACAATGTGGTACTTGCGTGGTTGAAATCGCCGAGGGAATGGAAAACTTGTCACCCAAAACAGATTTTGAAAAACATAAATTGAAGAATAAACCAAATAATTATCGTTTAGCTTGTCAAACTATGGTTAATGGTTCAGTCAAAGTTATAACTAAACCAAAACCTTCTCGTTAGCATCAGCCATGATTAAACTCCTTGAAAAAATTTAGCTAGTTGGTTTGTGAGTTAAATAGTTGTTAAGTGCGATGGTAATACTGAAAGAGCAACAATTAACAAAAAACTAAAAGCAGTCACGCTTTCTAGCATCGCCACGTATTGAATTTTTACCGTGCTGTACCATTGCTTCTGCCAAGCGACAAGGGCAAATTTAAGTAAAGCTATTCCCAAGGCTAAGGCTGCTATCGGTGGCAGGTAGTTTAACCAATAGAGAGTCGCAACAATCCCAGTAGCGATCGCATGATAAATTATTCCTGGCACAATAGAACTAGTTTTTGGTTTACGCAGCTTGACGGTAAAAATGGTGCTGCTGAAATAGAGAGTATTAAGTACCCACAGTCCCATTGCAGTTGCCGAAATTGTCCCCATAGTAGCAGCATAAGCCATCGGCGCAGACAGACAAACAGCAGCAAAGGTAATTAATTCGTTGGGGATCGATTTTTGCTTTCGTCGCCAAACAGAAATAGCATCGATCGCCAGTGCAGCAATTGCACCGCCATAAAGCCAGAGCAACACTGGATAGGTCAAATAAAGCCAAAAGGCGATCGCGACTGAAACTGAACCATACAAACTGCCCCAGATAACGAAACGAGGCTTCAGGCTTCGCCTTTGTTTGAGTTGAAGTACCAAAGGATGTTCCGCTTGAAATCCACAAAAGGCACAGATTAAGGCTAATGTAGTTGAAAACGTCCAAGCTTGTGCTAATGCTGCCCCTGTTACAAAAGAAACAAACAACATCACGTAAACTCCATGTTCGGGAGAAAACATCGGGCGATACCATGCTTGAGG
Proteins encoded in this window:
- the dps gene encoding DNA starvation/stationary phase protection protein Dps encodes the protein MVSTVNKTQLYSTRIDLAENTRLKVTEILNQTLAATLDLKTQTKQAHWNVKGMDFYQLHELFDEMATELEEYTDMVAERVTALAGTAMGTARIAAVNSILPEYPLDAVGGVEHVTALADRYGVYAKHLRAAIDTTDEMGDADTADLYTEISRTIDKRLWFLEAHLVK
- a CDS encoding rubredoxin-like domain-containing protein — its product is MNHNQSICKVCGYNMIGDIPDVCPFCGANHDKFVPWDEAQQIYRVTPYRVNDYVTQLRSVPRLGLEHAAYLIETDDAAVWIDCPSVFDPDLTPVEAIYFTHKDFMGASNQYREAWDAKVYLHALDAKHPLARQFPVDREFEGDFSEHGIKAFHIGGHTPGFTLYIYGKVLFICDYAFPPGSKMRFNPFEPQDETRKRAAWILKIIDERSLLTVCGYNYVTEFDSWRENFQHLVEENSRTVA
- a CDS encoding universal stress protein → MFNKILVAIDRSTASRNVFETAVSLAKTTGASLMLLHVLSSEEKDNLSPSIDPKQEGDRLDSSILEAYDRHWQELERQQQQRLKVMRSLVKAATAVGVNTEFTQTLGDPGKTICNLAQTWSADLIVVGSRGLTGIKEMILGSVSNYVIHHAPCSVFIVHKTNNTSSSLSVNSDF
- a CDS encoding YwiC-like family protein, yielding MTQSNIKIKSNSHTVKPNPQAWYRPMFSPEHGVYVMLFVSFVTGAALAQAWTFSTTLALICAFCGFQAEHPLVLQLKQRRSLKPRFVIWGSLYGSVSVAIAFWLYLTYPVLLWLYGGAIAALAIDAISVWRRKQKSIPNELITFAAVCLSAPMAYAATMGTISATAMGLWVLNTLYFSSTIFTVKLRKPKTSSIVPGIIYHAIATGIVATLYWLNYLPPIAALALGIALLKFALVAWQKQWYSTVKIQYVAMLESVTAFSFLLIVALSVLPSHLTTI